The Chloroflexota bacterium genome window below encodes:
- the nhaA gene encoding Na+/H+ antiporter NhaA, with protein MDRIFAPLRNFLHTEASGGILLLVAAIVALVWANSPVSASYVALWHTSVAIEVGEFRLVEDLHFWINDGLMAIFFFVVGLEIKRELLIGELTSLRRALVPVAGAVGGAVLPAAIFVAITLGGEGSNGWGVPMATDIAFALGVLALLGSRVPVGLKIFVTALAIADDLLAIVVIAIFYSGDLSLLGFGVGVALLAVLIAGNRLHVRSHLFYGLLGIALWMAVLASGVHATIAGVVLALTVPARTRIDGDSFVVRARNLINAFEDADHPEDVRRSEERQSALSDLEDATEAIQTPLQRLEHGLHPLVAYLIVPLFALSNAGVALGTGVTAALGSSVAYGIVAGLFIGKQAGILAAAWLVVRAGWADLPAGVTWRHIWGAGCVAGIGFTMSLFIGELAFADSPLLLDVAKVAILAGSVVAALVGWLVFRRAPGKA; from the coding sequence GTGGACCGCATCTTCGCGCCCCTACGTAACTTTCTACACACCGAGGCGTCCGGCGGCATCCTACTGCTCGTTGCCGCGATCGTGGCGCTCGTGTGGGCCAACTCACCCGTGAGCGCAAGCTACGTCGCGCTGTGGCACACGTCGGTAGCGATAGAGGTCGGGGAGTTCCGGCTGGTTGAGGACCTCCACTTCTGGATCAACGATGGTCTCATGGCGATTTTCTTCTTCGTCGTGGGCCTCGAGATCAAGCGCGAGCTGCTCATCGGAGAATTGACTTCGTTACGCCGTGCGCTCGTTCCCGTCGCCGGCGCGGTCGGCGGCGCGGTGCTGCCCGCAGCGATCTTCGTGGCCATCACACTGGGTGGTGAGGGTAGCAACGGCTGGGGCGTGCCGATGGCAACGGACATCGCCTTCGCCCTCGGCGTCCTCGCGCTGCTCGGCTCGCGGGTCCCGGTCGGCCTCAAGATCTTCGTCACGGCACTGGCCATCGCGGACGATCTGCTCGCGATTGTCGTCATCGCCATCTTCTACTCCGGCGACCTCTCACTGCTTGGTTTTGGAGTGGGAGTGGCGTTGCTGGCAGTTCTCATCGCGGGGAACCGGCTCCACGTCCGTAGCCACCTGTTCTACGGACTACTCGGGATCGCGTTGTGGATGGCTGTTCTCGCGAGTGGCGTCCACGCCACCATCGCCGGCGTTGTGCTAGCCCTGACCGTCCCAGCTCGCACACGGATCGATGGCGATAGCTTCGTCGTGCGCGCGCGAAATCTGATCAACGCCTTTGAGGATGCCGACCATCCCGAGGACGTGCGCCGAAGCGAAGAGCGCCAGTCGGCGCTGAGCGATCTCGAAGATGCCACCGAAGCGATCCAGACGCCCCTTCAGCGGCTGGAGCACGGCCTGCACCCATTGGTGGCCTACCTCATCGTGCCGTTGTTCGCACTCTCGAATGCGGGTGTCGCGCTCGGCACCGGCGTAACGGCGGCGCTCGGAAGCTCGGTCGCCTACGGGATCGTGGCCGGCTTGTTCATTGGCAAGCAGGCCGGCATCTTGGCTGCTGCCTGGCTCGTCGTTCGCGCAGGGTGGGCCGACTTGCCAGCCGGTGTGACGTGGCGTCACATCTGGGGCGCGGGGTGCGTCGCGGGCATAGGGTTCACGATGTCCCTCTTCATCGGTGAGTTGGCGTTCGCCGATTCGCCGCTACTTCTTGACGTGGCCAAAGTGGCAATCCTCGCCGGGTCCGTGGTGGCCGCACTTGTCGGATGGCTGGTCTTCCGGCGCGCACCGGGAAAAGCATGA
- a CDS encoding EAL domain-containing protein produces MTSDPEGDRRLQRARSRILWSLSGILVLTTGLVALGEVVSGVSAGAELVALLPLLVAATVLPLVLARLARFMLEPAEQLAQIGDQLHGLYNMARIDALRDPLTTLGNHRAFQEELARQIEGARRHSYPLALALIDLDDLKRVNDEHGHAGGDGLLASMGRLIATSVRVADRGFRVGGDEFAILMPHTDAEAAHVIVRRMLASALGGEAVRPGMSAFSFSAGISTFPELSTDSGRLRRQADAALYWAKRHGRTDVQVFDTERHGEDDTRSTPELAAAVAHVAREHLLAAVFQPIYDLQTGRPVGFEGLVRPAESAGFHDTESLFVAAETTDRTVELDMACVDVVAASAPRDGTTEYLSLNISPRTLETEQFRVSDLLSRLAPHGIDPRRVVLELTEREGIDDLERLRINLEACRSAGMRIAADDVGAGYAGLRLLSEVRFDIIKVDLSLVQGGVLRESTHAVLQALRDLTDRGHMVLVAEGIETREQLEVVRSLGFAAGQGFLLAPPYPLVNMDPIDLELLSADPFGSIYAA; encoded by the coding sequence ATGACCTCCGACCCCGAGGGCGACCGCCGCCTGCAGCGAGCCCGTTCCCGCATCCTGTGGTCGCTCAGCGGGATCCTGGTGCTGACCACCGGGCTGGTGGCGCTGGGCGAGGTCGTGAGCGGCGTCTCGGCGGGGGCGGAGCTGGTCGCACTACTACCGCTGCTCGTCGCCGCGACCGTCCTGCCACTGGTTCTCGCCAGGCTGGCTCGCTTCATGCTCGAGCCGGCTGAGCAGCTGGCCCAGATCGGCGACCAGCTGCACGGGCTCTACAACATGGCTCGCATCGACGCGTTGCGCGACCCCCTGACGACCCTCGGAAACCACCGAGCCTTCCAGGAGGAGCTTGCGCGTCAGATCGAGGGAGCCCGGCGACACAGCTATCCGTTGGCCCTTGCGCTGATCGACCTTGACGACCTGAAGCGTGTCAACGACGAGCACGGCCATGCCGGGGGCGACGGCCTGCTGGCATCGATGGGGCGGCTGATCGCGACCAGCGTCCGGGTCGCAGATCGTGGCTTCCGCGTCGGCGGCGACGAGTTCGCCATCCTCATGCCGCACACCGATGCCGAGGCAGCGCACGTCATCGTTCGCCGGATGCTCGCCAGCGCCCTCGGGGGAGAGGCCGTCCGACCGGGCATGTCTGCCTTCTCGTTCTCGGCGGGCATCTCCACCTTCCCGGAGCTGAGCACCGACAGTGGCCGACTCCGTCGGCAGGCGGATGCCGCCCTCTACTGGGCGAAACGACATGGGCGAACGGACGTGCAGGTATTCGACACCGAGCGGCATGGCGAGGACGACACGCGCTCGACTCCCGAGCTCGCCGCGGCCGTTGCACACGTGGCCCGCGAACACCTGCTGGCAGCTGTCTTTCAGCCGATCTACGACCTCCAGACCGGGAGGCCGGTTGGCTTCGAGGGGCTTGTTCGGCCAGCGGAGAGCGCCGGCTTCCACGACACGGAGAGCCTCTTTGTGGCTGCCGAGACGACCGACAGGACCGTCGAGCTCGACATGGCGTGCGTCGACGTGGTGGCGGCCAGCGCGCCGCGCGACGGAACGACCGAGTACCTGAGCCTGAACATTTCGCCGCGCACCCTTGAGACCGAGCAGTTCCGAGTCTCGGATCTTCTCAGCCGGCTGGCCCCGCACGGAATCGACCCCCGGCGCGTCGTCCTGGAGCTGACCGAGCGTGAGGGGATCGACGACCTCGAACGCCTTCGGATCAACCTCGAGGCGTGCCGCTCGGCCGGGATGCGAATCGCCGCCGATGACGTTGGCGCCGGATATGCGGGACTCCGGCTCTTGAGCGAGGTGCGGTTCGACATCATCAAGGTGGACCTCTCGCTCGTGCAGGGCGGCGTCCTGCGCGAGTCGACCCATGCCGTGCTTCAGGCCCTTCGCGACTTGACTGATCGCGGCCACATGGTGCTCGTCGCCGAAGGGATCGAGACGCGCGAGCAGCTGGAGGTGGTTCGCTCGCTGGGGTTCGCCGCCGGGCAGGGGTTCCTGCTGGCGCCGCCGTATCCGTTGGTCAATATGGACCCGATCGACCTGGAGCTGCTCTCAGCCGATCCGTTCGGGAGCATCTACGCGGCCTAG